One Anaerolineae bacterium DNA window includes the following coding sequences:
- a CDS encoding glycine--tRNA ligase subunit alpha, with the protein MKRSLTFQEIIMALERFWGERGCLVWQPHNIPVGAGTMNPATFLQVLGPEPWNVAYVEPSIRPADSRYGQNPNRMQRFYQYQVILKPEPPNPQELYLQSLEALGIDCSKHDVRFVEDNWESPALGAWGLGWEVWLDGQEITQYTYFQQAGGFTTDPVSVEITYGLERIAMPLQGVRSFTDIEWAPGITYGDVLFQAEVEFSRYNLDHADVAQMKELFTVYERQVNQLLDAGLVLPAYDFVLLCSHTFNVLDARGAVGVTERAHFFNRMRRLARSVAQAWVRQREELGFPRLQRQWVLEGVRYPEPPAELTPPAPAEPQPLLLEIGVEELPASDLRAALAQLEQSVPAMLSDARLSHGAIRITGTPRRLVVYVEDVAPRQPDEEEEVKGPPAQVAFDAEGRPTPAAVGFARGQGVPVESLEVRQEGKKSYVVARVRRAGQPAGVILAEALPKLVAGLSFDMSMRWNQSGVSFSRPIRWYVALLGADIIPFEYAGVRAGRHTRGLRALGAPALEVPSASAYFSLMESKSIMVERERRRQEILAQASRLAAEVGGRVPDDPALLDEVTDLNECPHAIRGDFDPAFLELPAEVLIAVMKKHQRYFPVVDAQTGNMLPHFIVIANGHTLDEALVRAGN; encoded by the coding sequence ATGAAACGGTCGCTCACGTTCCAAGAGATCATCATGGCCCTGGAGCGCTTCTGGGGGGAGAGAGGTTGTCTCGTCTGGCAGCCGCATAACATCCCCGTGGGCGCCGGCACCATGAACCCGGCCACCTTCCTGCAGGTGCTGGGGCCGGAGCCCTGGAATGTGGCCTACGTCGAGCCATCCATCCGGCCGGCGGACAGCCGCTATGGCCAAAACCCCAACCGCATGCAGCGCTTCTACCAGTATCAGGTCATCCTGAAGCCGGAGCCCCCCAACCCGCAGGAACTGTACCTGCAAAGCCTGGAAGCGCTGGGCATAGACTGTTCCAAACACGATGTGCGCTTCGTAGAGGACAACTGGGAATCGCCGGCGCTGGGCGCCTGGGGCCTGGGGTGGGAAGTGTGGCTGGACGGACAGGAGATCACCCAATACACCTATTTCCAGCAGGCCGGCGGCTTCACCACCGACCCCGTCTCCGTGGAAATCACCTACGGCCTGGAGCGCATCGCCATGCCCTTACAGGGGGTGCGGAGCTTCACCGATATCGAATGGGCGCCCGGCATCACTTACGGCGACGTGCTCTTCCAGGCGGAGGTGGAGTTCAGCCGCTATAACCTGGACCACGCCGATGTGGCCCAGATGAAGGAGCTGTTCACCGTCTACGAGCGGCAGGTGAACCAACTGCTGGACGCCGGCCTGGTACTGCCGGCCTACGATTTCGTGCTCCTTTGCTCCCATACCTTCAACGTGCTGGACGCCCGCGGCGCGGTGGGCGTGACGGAGCGCGCCCATTTCTTTAACCGCATGCGCCGGCTGGCCCGCAGTGTGGCCCAGGCCTGGGTGCGCCAGCGGGAGGAGTTGGGCTTTCCGCGCCTTCAGCGGCAGTGGGTGCTGGAGGGGGTGCGCTATCCGGAACCGCCGGCGGAGCTGACGCCGCCGGCGCCCGCGGAGCCACAGCCTTTGCTCCTGGAGATCGGTGTGGAGGAACTGCCGGCCTCGGACCTGCGCGCCGCGCTGGCGCAGTTGGAGCAGAGCGTGCCGGCCATGCTCTCGGATGCTCGCCTGTCGCACGGCGCCATCCGCATCACCGGTACGCCGCGCCGCCTGGTCGTATATGTGGAGGATGTGGCCCCGCGCCAGCCCGATGAAGAGGAAGAGGTCAAGGGGCCGCCGGCGCAGGTGGCCTTTGACGCCGAGGGCCGGCCGACGCCGGCCGCCGTAGGCTTTGCCCGGGGGCAGGGGGTGCCGGTCGAGTCGCTGGAAGTGCGCCAGGAAGGGAAGAAGAGCTACGTGGTGGCGCGCGTGCGGCGCGCCGGCCAGCCGGCCGGCGTCATCCTGGCCGAGGCACTGCCCAAGCTGGTGGCCGGCTTGAGTTTTGATATGAGCATGCGCTGGAACCAGAGCGGTGTGAGCTTCTCCCGGCCCATCCGCTGGTATGTGGCACTTTTGGGTGCGGATATCATCCCGTTCGAATACGCCGGCGTGCGGGCCGGCCGGCACACGCGCGGCCTGCGGGCCTTGGGCGCGCCGGCGCTGGAAGTCCCATCCGCCTCCGCATACTTCTCCCTGATGGAATCCAAATCCATCATGGTGGAGCGGGAGCGGCGGCGCCAGGAGATCCTTGCGCAGGCATCTCGCCTTGCGGCGGAGGTCGGCGGCCGCGTGCCGGATGACCCCGCCCTGCTGGATGAGGTGACGGATCTGAACGAGTGTCCGCACGCCATTCGCGGCGATTTTGATCCAGCGTTCCTGGAACTGCCGGCCGAGGTGCTCATCGCCGTGATGAAGAAGCATCAGCGCTACTTCCCGGTGGTGGATGCCCAGACGGGCAATATGCTCCCGCACTTCATCGTGATCGCCAATGGTCACACGCTGGACGAGGCGCTGGTGCGCGCCGGCAAC